From Zerene cesonia ecotype Mississippi chromosome 13, Zerene_cesonia_1.1, whole genome shotgun sequence, the proteins below share one genomic window:
- the LOC119831468 gene encoding mitotic spindle assembly checkpoint protein MAD2A — translation MSQQQTKNCITLRGSAQIICEYLKFAINSVLFQRGLYPHETFKAEQQYGITLLLSEDPQIKNFLNNLLSQSEEWIINKKVSKLSLVILNVANKEILECWDFNIQYEEGDVALSKEKNEQVGSKDLKKIQQEIRAVMLQVAATISYLPFLDCRCSFDVLVHAKTDCDIPEKWAEAEPIAITNVQNVQLKSFSTSLHKMETVVSYKLTD, via the exons ATGTCGCAACAACAAACGAAAAACTGCATTACATTACGAGGATCGGCGCAAATAATTTGCGAATATTTGA AGTTCGCAATCAATTCTGTTCTATTTCAAAGAGGATTATACCCCCATGAAACATTTAAGGCAGAACAGCAATATGGAATAACTTTACTTTTATCAGAAGATCCACAGatcaagaattttttaaataatctattgtCACAAAGTGAAG AATGGATAATCAACAAGAAAGTTAGCAAGCTGTCATTAGTAATTTTGAATGTAGCGAACAAAGAAATACTGGAATGTTGGGATTTCAACATACAATATGAAGAAGGTGATGTTGCATTGTCAAAAGAGAAGAACGAGCAGGTTGGTAGCAAAGATCTCAAGAAGATACAGCAAGAGATAAGAGCCGTGATGCTTCAAGTAGCGGCCACTATATCGTATCTACCGTTCTTAGACTGTAGGTGTTCTTTTGATGTGCTAGTTCATGCCAAAACGGACTGTGATATACCAGAAAAATGGGCGGAAGCTGAGCCAATAGCTATAACAAATGTGCAAAATGTACAACTAAAGTCGTTCTCAACGAGTTTGCACAAAATGGAGACTGTTGTTAGCTATAAACTCACTGATTGA